The following proteins are encoded in a genomic region of Tenacibaculum sp. 190524A05c:
- a CDS encoding SDR family NAD(P)-dependent oxidoreductase, with product MPLTAFITGATSGIGKATAYLFAQNNIRLVLCGRRTEKLQEIKNDLSQFTEVHTLQFDVRFKEEVFNAIESLPDNFNDIDILINNAGNAHGLATIQDGSIDDWDAMIDGNVKGLLYVSKAIIPGMIKRNTGFILNIGSIAGKEVYANGNVYCASKFAVNALNKGMRLDLNQYNIRVSAIHPGLVETEFSDVRFKGDTDRAKKVYQGYKALQPEDIADIIHFVVTRPYHVNIEDLIVYPTAQASATLLNKNEN from the coding sequence ATGCCTTTAACTGCTTTTATAACAGGAGCTACCTCAGGAATAGGTAAAGCTACTGCATATTTATTTGCTCAAAATAACATCCGCTTGGTTTTATGTGGTCGTAGAACAGAAAAACTACAAGAAATAAAAAACGACCTTTCTCAATTCACCGAAGTACATACTTTACAGTTTGACGTTCGTTTTAAAGAAGAGGTTTTTAATGCTATTGAAAGTTTACCCGATAACTTTAATGATATTGACATTCTTATTAATAATGCTGGAAATGCTCATGGTCTTGCCACAATACAAGACGGTAGCATTGACGATTGGGATGCAATGATTGATGGAAACGTAAAAGGGTTATTATACGTTTCTAAAGCTATTATTCCTGGGATGATTAAAAGGAATACAGGGTTTATCTTAAATATTGGATCTATTGCTGGAAAAGAAGTATATGCAAACGGAAATGTGTATTGTGCTTCAAAATTCGCTGTAAATGCATTAAATAAAGGAATGCGTCTGGATTTGAATCAATATAATATTCGAGTAAGCGCAATTCATCCTGGATTAGTTGAAACTGAATTCTCTGATGTTAGATTTAAAGGAGATACAGATAGAGCTAAAAAGGTGTATCAAGGTTATAAAGCTTTGCAACCTGAAGATATTGCAGATATTATTCATTTTGTGGTAACAAGACCTTATCATGTGAATATTGAAGATTTAATTGTTTATCCTACAGCACAGGCTAGTGCTACTTTACTTAATAAAAATGAAAACTAA